A single region of the Aeromicrobium chenweiae genome encodes:
- a CDS encoding ABC transporter permease produces the protein MKNPRTTRIALAIGAPVLALVAAFLITSLVLVLAGDDVGGVWSQILSLPNDRGYVNIINAATVYYLSAIAVAIGFKMNLFNIGVDGQYRVAAFTAAVVAGEGWLPGYFNTALAMVAAVLVGAAWAGIAGLLRVTRGVSEVISTIMLNSIATALVAYLLRKAAVDNPGSNITATKPVPEGSRVGGFSLFGDVPATVYGLVLLAVAVGFLYWFVINKTRFGFDLRATGASESAAVASGINVKKMIVISMLLSGGAAGLVGMPLLFGNDYAYGSTFQSGLGFAGIAIALLGRNHPVGIALGALLFAFLDEQSNPLQILVNVSPDIVKITQGTIVLTVVIAYEVVRRYGVRIEQRRVATVLDDQPATKEVSA, from the coding sequence GTGAAGAACCCTCGTACGACCAGGATCGCACTGGCGATCGGGGCCCCGGTGCTCGCACTCGTGGCCGCCTTCCTCATCACCAGCCTCGTGCTGGTGCTCGCCGGGGACGACGTGGGCGGGGTGTGGAGCCAGATCCTGAGCCTGCCCAACGACCGCGGCTACGTGAACATCATCAACGCCGCGACGGTGTACTACCTGTCCGCGATCGCGGTGGCGATCGGGTTCAAGATGAACCTGTTCAACATCGGTGTCGACGGCCAGTACCGCGTCGCCGCGTTCACCGCCGCGGTCGTCGCCGGCGAGGGCTGGCTGCCCGGCTACTTCAACACCGCGCTGGCCATGGTCGCGGCGGTGCTGGTCGGTGCCGCCTGGGCGGGCATCGCGGGTCTCCTGCGAGTCACCCGCGGCGTCAGCGAGGTCATCTCCACGATCATGCTCAACTCGATCGCGACGGCGCTCGTGGCGTACCTGCTGCGCAAGGCCGCGGTCGACAACCCGGGCAGCAACATCACCGCCACCAAGCCCGTGCCCGAGGGCAGCCGGGTGGGCGGGTTCAGCCTCTTCGGCGACGTGCCGGCCACGGTCTACGGCCTGGTGCTCCTCGCGGTCGCGGTCGGCTTCCTCTACTGGTTCGTGATCAACAAGACCCGCTTCGGCTTCGACCTGCGCGCCACGGGCGCCTCGGAGTCCGCCGCGGTCGCCAGCGGCATCAACGTCAAGAAGATGATCGTCATCTCGATGCTGCTGTCCGGCGGCGCCGCGGGACTCGTCGGCATGCCGCTGCTGTTCGGCAACGACTACGCGTACGGCTCGACGTTCCAGTCCGGCCTCGGCTTCGCCGGCATCGCGATCGCGCTGCTGGGCCGCAACCACCCCGTCGGGATCGCGCTCGGCGCACTGCTGTTCGCCTTCCTCGACGAGCAGTCCAACCCGCTGCAGATCCTGGTGAACGTCTCGCCCGACATCGTCAAGATCACCCAGGGCACGATCGTGCTCACGGTCGTCATCGCGTACGAGGTGGTCCGCCGCTACGGCGTCCGCATCGAGCAGCGCCGGGTGGCCACCGTCCTGGACGACCAGCCCGCGACGAAGGAGGTGTCCGCATGA
- a CDS encoding ABC transporter ATP-binding protein, translated as MRGFVNTTSTSEDVVVRLRDIGKTFPGVVANHDINIDVRRGTVHAVVGENGAGKSTLMKILYGVQKPDSGTIEVNGTLVNLSSPADAIAAGVGMVFQHFMLADNLTVLENVVLGAEKLHGIGDKARTRIREISDSYGLEIDPDVLVEELGVGARQRVEILKVLYRGASIIILDEPTAVLVPQEVDELFGNLAELTREGLAVIFISHKLDEVLSVADEVTVVRRGTTVDTVAASSVDSRQLAEMMVGSELPNPGTETSTVTDRVVLEVRDLTLPSASGRDLLSDVNLVIRSGEILGIAGVEGNGQAELVESIMGMRPNATGSITLAGTDLAGRSTRDRREAGIGYIPEDRHRHGLLLDSPLWENRILGHQTREPNVSGPLIDRGGARKDTQRIVDQYDVRTPGIDTLARALSGGNQQKLIVGREMADDPVLLIASHPTRGVDIGAQAAIWGHIKRARREGLAVLLISADLDELIGLSDTIRVILRGRLGETFDPATVTPSMLGSAMTGAGA; from the coding sequence ATGAGGGGCTTTGTGAACACCACGAGCACGAGCGAGGACGTGGTCGTCCGACTGCGTGACATCGGCAAGACCTTCCCCGGTGTGGTGGCCAACCACGACATCAACATCGACGTGAGGCGTGGCACGGTCCACGCCGTCGTCGGGGAGAACGGCGCCGGCAAGTCGACGCTGATGAAGATCCTGTACGGGGTCCAGAAGCCGGACTCCGGCACGATCGAGGTCAACGGCACCCTCGTCAACCTCTCGTCCCCGGCCGACGCGATCGCGGCCGGCGTCGGCATGGTGTTCCAGCACTTCATGCTCGCCGACAACCTCACCGTGCTCGAGAACGTCGTCCTCGGCGCCGAGAAGCTGCACGGCATCGGCGACAAGGCCCGCACGCGCATCCGCGAGATCTCCGACTCGTACGGCCTGGAGATCGATCCCGACGTGCTCGTCGAGGAGCTCGGCGTCGGCGCCCGCCAGCGGGTCGAGATCCTCAAGGTGCTGTACCGCGGAGCGTCGATCATCATCCTCGACGAGCCCACCGCCGTGCTGGTGCCGCAGGAGGTCGACGAGCTCTTCGGCAACCTCGCCGAGCTCACCCGGGAGGGCCTCGCGGTCATCTTCATCTCCCACAAGCTCGACGAGGTGCTGTCCGTCGCGGACGAGGTCACCGTCGTGCGCCGCGGCACGACCGTCGACACGGTCGCCGCCTCCTCGGTCGACTCACGCCAGCTGGCCGAGATGATGGTCGGCTCCGAGCTGCCCAACCCCGGCACCGAGACCTCCACCGTCACCGACCGGGTCGTCCTGGAGGTCCGCGACCTCACCCTGCCGTCGGCGAGTGGCCGTGACCTGCTCAGCGACGTCAACCTCGTGATCCGCTCCGGGGAGATCCTCGGCATCGCCGGGGTCGAGGGCAACGGCCAGGCCGAGCTCGTCGAGTCGATCATGGGCATGCGCCCGAACGCCACCGGCTCGATCACGCTGGCCGGCACCGACCTCGCCGGACGGTCCACGCGCGACCGCCGCGAGGCCGGCATCGGCTACATCCCCGAGGACCGCCACCGCCACGGGCTGCTGCTGGACTCCCCGCTGTGGGAGAACCGGATCCTGGGCCACCAGACCCGCGAGCCCAACGTCAGCGGCCCGCTGATCGACCGTGGGGGAGCGCGCAAGGACACCCAGCGCATCGTCGACCAGTACGACGTCCGCACGCCGGGCATCGACACGCTCGCGCGTGCCCTTTCCGGCGGCAACCAGCAAAAGCTCATCGTCGGCCGGGAGATGGCCGACGACCCCGTGCTGCTCATCGCGTCGCACCCCACCCGCGGCGTCGACATCGGCGCGCAGGCGGCGATCTGGGGGCACATCAAGCGGGCCCGTCGCGAGGGCCTCGCGGTGCTGCTCATCTCGGCGGACCTCGACGAGCTGATCGGCCTGTCCGACACCATCCGGGTGATCCTGCGTGGACGCCTCGGCGAGACCTTCGACCCCGCGACGGTGACCCCGTCCATGCTGGGCTCGGCCATGACAGGAGCAGGGGCGTGA
- a CDS encoding BMP family lipoprotein, translating into MTKATAIAGVAVLVLAAAGCGKNSDGGDGDTKAGSKDNCVKADPDKKVGMAFDVGGRGDQSFNDSAAKGLDKAACELGLTVQTAEAQDGEPESAREGRLQQLVDAGFDPVIAVGFAYSPSLAKVAKANPDVKFAIVDDAVEGKNITNLLFAEEQGSFLVGAAAALKSESKNIGFVGGVETPLIKKFEAGYEAGAKAVDKSIKVQARYLSQPPDFSGFGDPAKGKTTAEGMLDAGADVIYHAAGGSGGGVFEAASAAGKKAIGVDSDQALTADKSVRDTILTSMLKNIDVAVYDYLESVEKGDSTGGPIVYDLKDGGVGYSTTGGQVDDIKEKLDGYKQQIIDGEITVPTK; encoded by the coding sequence ATGACGAAGGCCACCGCCATCGCCGGTGTGGCCGTACTGGTGCTCGCTGCCGCGGGCTGTGGCAAGAACAGCGACGGAGGCGACGGCGACACGAAGGCCGGGTCCAAGGACAACTGCGTCAAGGCAGACCCGGACAAGAAGGTCGGCATGGCGTTCGACGTCGGCGGACGTGGAGACCAGTCCTTCAACGACTCGGCGGCCAAGGGCCTCGACAAGGCGGCGTGCGAGCTCGGCCTCACGGTCCAGACCGCAGAGGCGCAGGACGGCGAGCCCGAGTCGGCTCGCGAGGGTCGTCTGCAGCAGCTCGTCGACGCCGGGTTCGACCCGGTCATCGCGGTCGGCTTCGCGTACTCCCCGTCCCTGGCCAAGGTCGCCAAGGCCAACCCGGACGTGAAGTTCGCCATCGTCGACGACGCGGTCGAGGGCAAGAACATCACGAACCTGCTGTTCGCCGAGGAGCAGGGCTCGTTCCTGGTCGGCGCTGCGGCCGCTCTCAAGAGCGAGTCCAAGAACATCGGCTTCGTCGGTGGCGTCGAGACGCCGCTGATCAAGAAGTTCGAGGCGGGCTACGAGGCCGGCGCCAAGGCCGTGGACAAGAGCATCAAGGTCCAGGCCCGCTACCTCTCGCAGCCGCCGGACTTCAGCGGCTTCGGTGACCCGGCCAAGGGCAAGACGACGGCCGAGGGCATGCTCGACGCCGGTGCGGACGTCATCTACCACGCCGCCGGCGGCTCCGGTGGCGGTGTCTTCGAGGCTGCCTCGGCGGCCGGCAAGAAGGCCATCGGCGTCGACTCCGACCAGGCCCTCACGGCCGACAAGTCGGTCCGCGACACGATCCTCACCTCGATGCTGAAGAACATCGACGTGGCGGTGTACGACTACCTCGAGAGCGTCGAGAAGGGCGACTCCACGGGCGGTCCGATCGTCTACGACCTGAAGGACGGTGGCGTCGGCTACTCGACGACCGGCGGCCAGGTCGACGACATCAAGGAGAAGCTGGACGGCTACAAGCAGCAGATCATCGACGGCGAGATCACGGTCCCGACGAAGTAA
- a CDS encoding amidohydrolase — MSLIESLARSVDVVTPDLIEVRRDLHSSPELSWHEERTTDVVATWMDKIGVRYERLEGTGLIAEIGPSEGPIVALRADLDALPVVETSQDPWRSTVPGVSHSCGHDVHISALLGAGIALANAHNEHGLPFHVRLLFQPAEEVMPGGALKLLAAGALKGVSRIFALHCDPSLDVGQVGLREGPITGASDHIHVVLSGRGGHTSRPHLTEDLTYALGSLLVQLPAVLSRRFDPRAGASMVWGQVQSGNAANVIPSSGELRGTIRMLDASAWHQAEHLVRGIIRDIIEPFGVSAEVNYTRGVPPVVNDFGATEILRRAVTEAIGPSGVASTSQSLGGEDFAWYVEAVPGAMGRLGTRTPDGPTYDLHQGNLRVDERAIAVGAKVLASAAVS; from the coding sequence ATGTCCTTGATCGAGTCCCTCGCGCGATCCGTCGACGTGGTCACTCCCGACCTCATCGAGGTGCGCCGTGACCTGCACTCCTCGCCCGAGCTGTCGTGGCACGAGGAGCGGACGACCGACGTCGTGGCGACGTGGATGGACAAGATCGGCGTGCGCTACGAACGCCTCGAGGGCACGGGCCTGATCGCCGAGATCGGGCCCTCCGAAGGGCCCATCGTCGCGCTGCGCGCGGACCTCGACGCGCTGCCGGTCGTCGAGACGTCGCAGGACCCGTGGAGGTCGACGGTCCCGGGCGTCTCGCACTCCTGCGGCCACGACGTGCACATCTCCGCTCTGCTGGGTGCCGGCATCGCGCTGGCGAACGCCCACAACGAGCACGGCCTGCCCTTCCACGTCCGGCTGCTGTTCCAGCCCGCGGAGGAGGTCATGCCCGGTGGCGCCCTCAAGCTGCTCGCCGCCGGAGCGCTCAAGGGCGTGTCGCGCATCTTCGCGCTGCACTGCGACCCGTCGCTCGACGTCGGCCAGGTCGGCCTGCGGGAGGGGCCCATCACCGGGGCGTCCGACCACATCCACGTCGTCCTGTCCGGACGCGGCGGCCACACCTCGCGGCCCCACCTCACCGAGGACCTGACGTACGCGCTGGGCAGCCTGCTCGTGCAGCTGCCGGCCGTGCTGTCACGCCGGTTCGACCCCCGGGCGGGGGCCAGCATGGTCTGGGGCCAGGTGCAGTCCGGCAACGCCGCGAACGTCATCCCGTCCAGCGGTGAGCTCCGCGGCACGATCCGGATGCTCGACGCCTCCGCGTGGCACCAGGCCGAGCACCTCGTGCGCGGCATCATCAGGGACATCATCGAGCCGTTCGGGGTCAGCGCCGAGGTCAACTACACCCGCGGCGTCCCGCCGGTCGTCAACGACTTCGGAGCGACCGAGATCCTGCGTCGCGCCGTCACGGAGGCCATCGGACCCAGCGGCGTCGCCTCGACGTCGCAGAGCCTCGGCGGGGAGGACTTCGCGTGGTACGTCGAGGCGGTGCCCGGCGCGATGGGCCGCCTCGGCACCCGCACACCCGACGGTCCGACGTACGACCTGCACCAGGGGAACCTGCGGGTCGACGAGCGGGCGATCGCCGTCGGCGCCAAGGTGCTCGCGAGCGCCGCTGTGAGCTGA
- a CDS encoding MFS transporter: MSPTFRALAVRNYRIYILGAIVSNTGTWMQRIGQDWLVLQLTNSGTALGITTGLQLLPALLFSPIAGVVADRLPKRTILRFTQVAMAVPAALLGILAVTGVVQTWHVYALAFLFGIGTAFDAPARQSFVVEIVGRDDLANAVGLNSATFNLARMIGPALAGVLIAALGSGVSAAGWVILANAFSYLAVLASLQLLDGSRLRPSEVTGTRKRAVRDGVAYVRSRPDLVLILTCVFFVGTFGMNFQMTSALMATDVFGKGAGEYGLLASIMAIGSLAGALLAARRANPRLRSVVIAGAAFSVVEIIAGLMPTYETFAAILPVLGLCALTMMTSANATVQLTSSPMMRGRVAALYLMVFMGGTPFGAPLVGWVGETFGARWMLTGGGGLTLVGIALATAWYLKNQDEQLEDLRVAIRDLRWRNARRTLVHGVETDRGRVRVLE, translated from the coding sequence TTGAGCCCCACGTTCCGCGCGCTGGCGGTGCGCAACTACCGCATCTACATCCTCGGCGCGATCGTCTCCAACACCGGTACCTGGATGCAGCGGATCGGCCAGGACTGGCTGGTCCTGCAGCTGACCAACAGTGGCACCGCCCTCGGCATCACGACGGGCCTGCAGCTGCTGCCCGCCCTGCTCTTCTCGCCCATCGCGGGCGTCGTCGCCGACCGCCTCCCGAAGCGGACGATCCTGCGCTTCACCCAGGTCGCGATGGCCGTCCCCGCCGCGCTGCTCGGCATCCTCGCCGTCACGGGCGTGGTCCAGACCTGGCACGTGTACGCCCTGGCGTTCCTGTTCGGCATCGGCACGGCGTTCGACGCTCCGGCACGCCAGTCGTTCGTCGTCGAGATCGTCGGTCGTGACGACCTCGCCAACGCCGTCGGTCTGAACTCGGCCACGTTCAACCTGGCCCGCATGATCGGCCCCGCGCTCGCGGGCGTCCTGATCGCCGCGCTCGGCTCCGGCGTCAGTGCCGCGGGCTGGGTCATCCTCGCCAATGCGTTCAGCTACCTCGCGGTGCTGGCGTCCCTGCAGCTCCTCGACGGGAGCAGGCTGCGTCCGTCCGAGGTCACGGGCACCCGCAAGCGCGCGGTGCGCGACGGCGTCGCGTACGTCCGCTCGCGCCCCGACCTGGTCCTGATCCTCACGTGCGTGTTCTTCGTCGGCACGTTCGGGATGAACTTCCAGATGACCAGCGCACTCATGGCGACCGACGTGTTCGGCAAGGGCGCGGGGGAGTACGGCCTGCTCGCGTCGATCATGGCGATCGGCTCGCTCGCGGGCGCGCTCCTCGCCGCGCGACGAGCCAATCCGCGGCTGCGCTCGGTCGTCATCGCCGGCGCGGCCTTCAGCGTGGTCGAGATCATCGCCGGCCTCATGCCCACGTACGAGACCTTCGCAGCGATCCTCCCGGTGCTCGGGCTCTGCGCCCTGACGATGATGACCTCCGCGAACGCCACGGTCCAGCTCACCTCGAGCCCCATGATGCGCGGCCGTGTCGCGGCGCTCTACCTCATGGTCTTCATGGGCGGCACGCCGTTCGGTGCACCCCTGGTCGGCTGGGTCGGCGAGACGTTCGGCGCACGCTGGATGCTCACCGGTGGCGGCGGGCTGACGCTGGTCGGCATCGCGCTGGCGACTGCCTGGTACCTCAAGAACCAGGACGAGCAGCTCGAGGACCTGCGGGTCGCGATCCGGGATCTGCGCTGGCGAAATGCCCGTCGCACGCTCGTCCACGGCGTCGAGACCGATCGAGGACGTGTTCGCGTCCTCGAGTGA
- a CDS encoding MarR family winged helix-turn-helix transcriptional regulator — protein sequence MPTDAHLLARSVARLNRRLRQERQSDLTPTQLSVLGAVLKIGPATPSAIAAHERVQPPSITRTLTCLVDEGYAIRKPHPDDGRQVLVSVSEKGDAVLAEERTRRDLWLGHRLAALTAVERKTLREAAALLERLAQS from the coding sequence ATGCCTACCGATGCCCACCTCCTTGCCCGGTCGGTGGCGCGTCTCAATCGCCGGCTTCGTCAGGAGCGGCAGAGCGATCTGACCCCGACCCAGCTCTCGGTGCTCGGTGCGGTGCTGAAGATCGGCCCTGCCACGCCCAGCGCGATCGCGGCGCACGAGCGCGTCCAGCCGCCGTCCATCACCCGCACCCTCACCTGTCTCGTCGACGAGGGGTACGCGATCCGCAAGCCCCATCCCGACGACGGGCGCCAGGTCCTCGTCTCGGTGTCCGAGAAGGGCGACGCGGTCCTCGCCGAGGAACGGACCCGTCGTGACCTCTGGCTCGGCCACCGGCTCGCCGCACTGACCGCTGTGGAGCGCAAGACCCTGAGGGAGGCCGCGGCGTTGCTCGAACGGCTGGCCCAGAGTTGA
- a CDS encoding succinate dehydrogenase/fumarate reductase iron-sulfur subunit, with protein MNITVRVWRQKNADDKGKMVTYGVENVSEDMSFLEMLDVLNEQLTLADEEPIAFDHDCREGICGACGVVINGIAHGPQVTTTCQLHMRSFEDGAVIDVEPWRSGAFPVIKDLVVDRGSLDRIIQAGGYISAPTGSAPEANNLPVPKVDADHAFESAACIGCGACVAACPNGSGMLFTAAKITHLGLLPQGQPERDSRVIGMVEQHDHEGFGSCTNIGECTAACPKGIPLDTIARLNRDLLGALAHGDA; from the coding sequence GTGAACATCACCGTGCGTGTCTGGCGTCAGAAGAACGCCGACGACAAGGGCAAGATGGTCACCTACGGCGTGGAGAACGTCTCGGAGGACATGTCGTTCCTCGAGATGCTCGACGTCCTCAACGAGCAGCTGACGCTGGCCGACGAGGAGCCGATCGCGTTCGACCACGACTGCCGCGAGGGCATCTGCGGTGCGTGTGGCGTCGTGATCAACGGCATCGCCCACGGACCGCAGGTCACGACCACGTGCCAGCTGCACATGCGCAGCTTCGAGGACGGCGCCGTCATCGACGTCGAGCCTTGGCGCTCGGGCGCGTTCCCGGTCATCAAGGACCTCGTGGTCGACCGTGGCTCGCTCGACCGCATCATCCAGGCGGGCGGCTACATCAGCGCCCCGACCGGCTCGGCCCCCGAGGCCAACAACCTCCCGGTGCCGAAGGTGGACGCCGACCACGCGTTCGAGTCCGCGGCCTGCATCGGTTGCGGCGCGTGCGTCGCGGCCTGCCCCAACGGCTCGGGCATGCTCTTCACCGCTGCCAAGATCACGCACCTCGGCCTGCTCCCGCAGGGACAGCCCGAGCGTGACTCGCGCGTCATCGGCATGGTGGAGCAGCACGACCACGAGGGCTTCGGCAGCTGCACCAACATCGGCGAGTGCACCGCGGCATGCCCCAAGGGCATCCCGCTGGACACGATCGCCCGCCTCAACCGCGATCTTCTCGGAGCCCTCGCGCACGGCGACGCCTGA